The Streptococcus sp. S5 genome contains a region encoding:
- a CDS encoding PTS mannose/fructose/sorbose/N-acetylgalactosamine transporter subunit IIC: MIQWWQILLLTLYSAYQICDELTIVSSAGSPVFAGFITGLVMGDLKTGLFIGASLQLTVLGVGTFGGASRIDATSGAVLATAFSVAKGIDPEIAIATIAVPVATLLTYFDILGRMTTTYFAHRVDAAIERYDYKGIERNYLLGAVPWALSRALPVFLALAFGGTFVETVVTGLANVQWLANGLKLAGQMLPGLGFAILLRYLPVRRNLHYLALGFGLTAMLTVLYSNVQSLGAAVSSIVGSDVFAKLPKEQAITFVNNFKSVSMIGIAIIGIFLAVQHFKNSQRTVVAAPASNVESGEIEDDEF; this comes from the coding sequence ATGATACAATGGTGGCAAATTTTACTACTTACTTTGTACTCAGCTTATCAAATCTGTGATGAGTTGACGATTGTTTCATCAGCAGGCTCACCAGTCTTTGCTGGTTTCATTACAGGACTTGTCATGGGAGATTTAAAGACAGGTCTCTTTATCGGAGCTTCTCTCCAATTGACAGTGCTCGGTGTTGGTACTTTCGGTGGAGCTTCTCGTATTGACGCAACATCTGGTGCCGTTCTTGCGACTGCCTTTTCAGTAGCAAAAGGGATTGATCCAGAGATTGCTATTGCTACAATCGCTGTGCCGGTAGCAACTTTGTTGACCTACTTTGATATTCTTGGTCGTATGACTACAACTTACTTCGCTCACCGTGTAGATGCTGCGATCGAACGTTACGACTATAAAGGAATTGAACGCAACTACCTTCTTGGTGCTGTTCCTTGGGCTCTTTCTCGTGCCCTTCCAGTCTTCTTGGCTCTTGCCTTTGGTGGTACTTTCGTAGAAACTGTTGTTACAGGTCTTGCTAATGTACAATGGTTGGCAAACGGTCTGAAACTCGCAGGTCAAATGCTTCCAGGTCTTGGATTTGCGATCTTGCTTCGTTACCTTCCTGTTCGTCGTAACCTTCACTACTTAGCACTTGGCTTTGGCTTAACAGCAATGTTGACAGTGCTTTATAGCAATGTTCAAAGCCTTGGTGCTGCAGTGTCTAGCATTGTTGGTTCTGATGTGTTCGCTAAACTTCCAAAAGAACAAGCTATTACTTTTGTTAACAACTTCAAGAGTGTATCTATGATTGGTATTGCCATTATCGGTATCTTCCTTGCAGTGCAACACTTCAAAAACAGCCAACGTACAGTCGTAGCTGCTCCAGCAAGCAATGTAGAAAGCGGGGAAATTGAAGATGACGAATTCTAA
- a CDS encoding SIS domain-containing protein: MLDYTKEDLQELGAEITTREIYQQPSVWKETARLYQERKAEIKTFLEKIGQEHDYIKVILTGAGTSAYVGDTLVPYLQEVHDERHWNFQSIATTDIVAHPQTYLKKEVPTVLVSFARSGNSPESVATVQLAQDLVDELYQITITCAEEGKLAQQAHGDERNLLLLQPKETNDAGFAMTSSFTSMLLTALLVFDPSEEEIKENRVAELVDLSEQILEKDREVKEVVDLDFERVIYLGAGPFFGLAHEAQLKILELTAGKIATMYESPVGFRHGPKSLINDQTLVLVFGSIDPYTRQYDLDLVREVAGDQIARQVVLLTDQAAGIEHVREVLVDASADSLDIYRAFPYIIYGQLISLLTSLKVQNRPDTPSPTGTVNRVVQGVIIHPFHKE; this comes from the coding sequence ATGTTAGACTATACAAAAGAAGACTTGCAGGAGCTAGGAGCAGAGATCACCACTCGTGAGATCTACCAACAACCAAGTGTTTGGAAAGAAACGGCTCGCTTGTACCAAGAAAGAAAAGCGGAAATAAAAACTTTCTTAGAAAAAATTGGGCAAGAGCATGACTATATCAAGGTCATCTTGACAGGGGCAGGGACCTCAGCCTATGTGGGGGATACCTTGGTTCCATATTTGCAGGAAGTGCACGATGAACGCCACTGGAATTTCCAATCCATTGCGACGACGGATATCGTAGCTCATCCTCAAACCTATTTGAAAAAAGAGGTTCCGACGGTTTTAGTATCTTTTGCCCGGAGTGGCAATTCGCCAGAAAGTGTCGCAACCGTGCAGTTGGCTCAAGACTTGGTTGATGAGCTCTATCAGATCACCATTACCTGTGCCGAAGAAGGGAAACTGGCCCAGCAAGCCCACGGAGATGAGCGCAATCTCTTGCTTCTCCAACCAAAAGAAACCAACGATGCTGGCTTTGCGATGACCTCTAGCTTTACCTCCATGCTTTTGACAGCTCTCTTGGTCTTTGATCCAAGCGAGGAAGAGATCAAGGAAAACCGAGTAGCAGAGCTGGTTGATCTGTCTGAGCAAATCTTGGAGAAGGACCGTGAGGTCAAGGAAGTGGTCGATCTAGACTTCGAGCGCGTCATCTATCTGGGGGCAGGACCTTTCTTTGGTCTAGCCCATGAAGCCCAACTCAAGATTTTGGAATTAACAGCAGGCAAAATCGCAACCATGTATGAGAGTCCTGTCGGATTCCGTCACGGTCCGAAATCCCTCATCAATGACCAGACCCTCGTCTTGGTCTTTGGATCTATTGATCCTTACACTCGTCAGTATGATCTGGACTTGGTTCGAGAAGTAGCTGGAGATCAGATTGCCCGTCAGGTCGTCCTCTTGACTGACCAAGCTGCAGGGATCGAGCATGTACGGGAAGTGTTAGTAGACGCTTCTGCAGACTCACTAGATATCTACCGTGCCTTCCCTTATATTATCTACGGTCAATTGATTTCTCTCTTGACCTCACTCAAGGTGCAAAATCGCCCAGACACACCTTCACCGACTGGTACTGTCAATCGGGTTGTGCAAGGGGTGATCATTCATCCATTTCATAAAGAATAG
- a CDS encoding PTS system mannose/fructose/sorbose family transporter subunit IID produces the protein MTNSNYKLTKEDFKQINKRSLFTFQLGWNYERMQASGYLYMLLPQLRKMYGDGTPELKEMMKLHTQFFNTSPFFHTIITGFDLALEEKDGVKSKDAVNGIKTGLMGPFAPLGDSIFGSLVPAIMGSIAATLAIAGNPAGIFLWIAVAVAYDIFRWKQLEFAYKEGVNLINNMQSTLTALIDAAAVLGIFMVGALIASMIGVEVSWTPHIGDKAIEIQDMLNLIFPRLVPAIITGVIYWLLGRKGMNSTKAILLIILAAIAFSAFGHFFFGMA, from the coding sequence ATGACGAATTCTAATTACAAACTAACAAAAGAAGATTTTAAACAAATCAACAAACGTAGCCTCTTCACCTTCCAATTGGGTTGGAACTACGAACGGATGCAGGCTTCTGGTTACCTTTATATGCTTTTACCTCAGTTGCGTAAAATGTATGGTGATGGCACTCCAGAATTGAAAGAAATGATGAAATTGCATACGCAATTCTTCAATACTTCACCATTCTTCCACACCATTATCACTGGTTTTGACCTTGCTTTGGAAGAAAAAGATGGTGTCAAATCAAAAGATGCGGTGAACGGGATCAAGACAGGTCTCATGGGACCATTCGCTCCTCTTGGGGACTCAATCTTTGGATCATTGGTACCAGCTATTATGGGTTCAATCGCAGCAACTTTGGCTATTGCAGGAAACCCAGCCGGTATCTTCTTGTGGATCGCTGTGGCAGTTGCTTATGACATTTTCCGTTGGAAACAGTTGGAATTTGCCTATAAAGAAGGGGTTAACCTCATCAACAACATGCAAAGTACCTTGACAGCTTTGATCGACGCAGCTGCCGTTCTGGGTATCTTCATGGTTGGTGCCTTGATTGCCAGCATGATTGGTGTTGAAGTTTCTTGGACTCCACACATTGGGGACAAAGCGATTGAAATTCAAGATATGCTCAATTTGATCTTCCCACGTTTGGTACCAGCTATCATCACAGGTGTAATCTACTGGTTGCTTGGACGTAAGGGTATGAACTCTACAAAAGCTATCTTGCTCATCATCCTTGCAGCAATCGCATTCTCAGCATTTGGCCACTTCTTCTTTGGAATGGCATAA
- a CDS encoding PTS sugar transporter subunit IIA, with the protein MAKQLVLVSHGRFCEELKASTEMIMGPQESIHTVALLPEEGPEDFTAKFEATVQGLEDYIVFADLLGGTPCNTVSRLILEGRAIDLYAGMNLPMVIEFINSSLTGNEGDYPERAKESIVKVNDLLSNLDDDEDE; encoded by the coding sequence ATGGCAAAACAGTTAGTATTGGTCAGCCATGGTCGCTTTTGTGAAGAGCTTAAAGCGAGCACAGAGATGATTATGGGACCACAAGAATCCATCCATACGGTTGCACTCTTACCAGAAGAAGGACCAGAAGACTTTACTGCTAAATTTGAAGCAACCGTCCAAGGTCTAGAAGACTATATTGTATTTGCAGATCTCTTGGGAGGAACTCCTTGCAACACTGTGAGCCGCTTGATCCTTGAAGGACGTGCGATTGACTTATACGCAGGGATGAATCTTCCGATGGTCATCGAATTCATCAATAGTAGCCTGACTGGTAATGAAGGGGACTACCCTGAACGTGCAAAAGAAAGTATTGTCAAGGTCAATGACCTCTTGTCAAACCTTGATGATGATGAAGATGAGTAG
- a CDS encoding aldose epimerase family protein, producing MKQYQESVFGEWQNQEVRAYRLENDKGYQLSVMTYGATILEYVTPDKEDQFTNIILGFDRFEDYVGNSPKYGASIGPVAGRIAGASFELNGETYHLEANNGANCNHSGPTGWDSALFSVESVTDQEITLYTERADGTGGFPGNLKIWVTYGLTEDGELEIAYRVETDQDTLVNPTNHSYFNLSGNFTQPINDHVFQINHQGLYPIHPDGVPLQTVDRESPVVQHLYQAMLLEDLFKDSDPQIRLVEGLDHTFALPEGHENAGFLYHQPSGRFLTFKSEAPALVVYSANFVDKTVHLQGQPMVQHNGLALEFQTVPDAIHSDQAEKVILRAGQVFTSKTSYHAIAKK from the coding sequence TTGAAACAGTATCAAGAAAGCGTGTTTGGAGAATGGCAGAATCAAGAGGTTCGGGCTTATCGCCTCGAAAATGACAAGGGCTACCAATTATCTGTTATGACCTATGGGGCGACGATTTTAGAATATGTGACACCTGATAAAGAAGATCAGTTTACGAACATTATTCTAGGCTTTGATCGCTTTGAGGACTATGTGGGCAATAGCCCTAAATATGGGGCTAGTATTGGCCCGGTAGCAGGCCGGATTGCAGGGGCAAGTTTTGAACTCAATGGAGAGACCTATCATTTGGAAGCTAATAACGGTGCTAACTGCAACCACAGTGGACCAACGGGCTGGGACAGTGCCTTGTTTAGCGTTGAGTCGGTAACGGATCAGGAAATCACTCTGTATACAGAGCGTGCAGATGGTACCGGCGGTTTCCCTGGAAATCTCAAAATCTGGGTAACCTATGGTTTGACGGAAGATGGTGAACTTGAGATTGCCTATCGGGTAGAAACGGATCAAGATACCTTGGTCAACCCGACCAACCACAGCTATTTCAACCTATCTGGGAACTTCACCCAGCCGATCAATGACCATGTCTTTCAGATCAACCATCAAGGGCTTTACCCTATCCATCCAGACGGTGTTCCTCTTCAGACCGTGGATAGAGAAAGTCCGGTTGTTCAGCATCTCTACCAAGCCATGCTCTTGGAGGATCTTTTTAAGGACTCTGATCCGCAAATCCGCCTGGTAGAAGGATTAGACCATACATTCGCTCTTCCAGAAGGGCATGAAAATGCTGGTTTTCTTTACCATCAGCCATCTGGACGTTTTTTGACCTTCAAGTCAGAAGCCCCAGCCTTGGTGGTATATTCAGCCAATTTCGTAGACAAAACAGTTCATCTGCAAGGGCAACCAATGGTTCAGCACAATGGCTTGGCTCTAGAATTCCAAACAGTGCCAGATGCCATTCACAGTGACCAAGCTGAAAAGGTCATCTTGAGAGCAGGTCAAGTCTTCACCAGCAAGACTAGCTACCATGCCATCGCTAAGAAATAA
- a CDS encoding PTS system mannose/fructose/N-acetylgalactosamine-transporter subunit IIB, which produces MTIVGCRIDGRLIHGQVANLWTTKLNVSRIMVIDDEVAQNDIEKSGLKLATPPGVKLSILPVAKAAENILAGKYDSQRLFIVARKPDRFLRLIEAGVQLETLNVGNMSQSDETRAITRSINVVDADVEDFNKIHEKGVKITSQMVPNDTAEDFMKLLK; this is translated from the coding sequence ATGACTATTGTAGGATGCCGTATCGATGGACGTTTGATCCACGGGCAGGTAGCCAATCTTTGGACTACCAAACTAAATGTTTCACGTATCATGGTGATCGATGATGAAGTCGCTCAAAATGATATTGAAAAAAGTGGCTTGAAACTAGCGACACCACCTGGTGTTAAGCTCAGTATCTTGCCAGTCGCAAAGGCTGCGGAAAATATCTTGGCTGGAAAATATGATAGCCAACGACTCTTTATCGTAGCTCGCAAACCTGATCGTTTCCTTCGTTTGATCGAAGCAGGCGTTCAGCTTGAAACGCTGAATGTCGGCAATATGTCTCAATCCGATGAGACACGCGCGATTACCCGCTCGATCAATGTGGTGGACGCGGACGTGGAAGACTTCAACAAGATCCACGAAAAAGGTGTGAAGATTACGTCTCAGATGGTGCCAAACGACACTGCAGAAGACTTTATGAAGTTATTAAAGTAA